The proteins below are encoded in one region of bacterium:
- the gspF gene encoding type II secretion system inner membrane protein GspF, whose amino-acid sequence MPVYSYQAVDARGKKIRGIVDAETEKAAKAKLRREGKFPTEMTVAQEGKLTRGKGLAMEIDLRVLLGRVKARDLAIATRQFATLIGAGIPMDSSLLALSKQVENPVLEKTFSQVRDKVTQGSSLANALKEFPRIFSPLFVNMVMAGEQSGTLDAVLDRLADFTEATLDRTQKVKAAITYPIFMLLIGGGIMVYLVGFVIPKITQIFEGMRKSLPPMTMLLLGFSGFIRDYWWLMAIVTGVAIYGFRRWVATDKGRRRFDALVLRLPVFGALVRKIAVSRFARTLGTLLRSGVPIIEAMTIVRNVVDNRIIEDAIETAKDNIREGQPIARPLEQSGVFPPMVIHMITVGEQTGELESMLFRVADAYDRDVTTSIMGLMAVFEPAMLLVMAAVVGFAVMAILLPIMDMTSGLQ is encoded by the coding sequence ATGCCCGTTTACAGCTACCAGGCCGTTGACGCCCGCGGAAAGAAAATCCGCGGCATCGTGGACGCCGAAACCGAAAAGGCGGCCAAGGCCAAGCTGCGCCGCGAAGGCAAGTTTCCCACCGAGATGACGGTCGCCCAGGAGGGCAAGCTCACGCGCGGCAAGGGCCTGGCGATGGAGATCGACCTGCGCGTGCTGCTCGGGCGCGTCAAGGCGCGCGACCTGGCGATCGCCACGCGTCAGTTCGCGACGCTGATCGGCGCGGGCATTCCGATGGACAGCTCGCTTCTGGCGTTGTCAAAGCAGGTGGAAAATCCGGTCCTCGAAAAGACGTTTTCGCAGGTGCGCGACAAGGTGACGCAGGGCAGTTCGCTCGCGAACGCGCTCAAGGAGTTTCCGCGCATCTTCTCACCGCTTTTCGTGAACATGGTGATGGCAGGCGAGCAGTCGGGCACGCTCGACGCGGTGCTCGATCGCCTCGCGGATTTCACCGAGGCGACGCTCGACCGCACGCAGAAGGTGAAGGCGGCGATCACCTACCCGATCTTCATGCTGCTGATCGGCGGCGGCATCATGGTGTACCTCGTCGGCTTCGTGATTCCGAAGATCACGCAAATCTTCGAAGGCATGCGCAAGTCGCTGCCGCCGATGACGATGTTGCTGCTGGGATTCTCCGGCTTCATCCGCGATTATTGGTGGCTGATGGCGATCGTCACCGGCGTGGCGATTTACGGATTTCGCCGTTGGGTGGCGACGGACAAGGGCCGGCGGCGCTTTGACGCGCTGGTGCTGCGCCTTCCGGTGTTCGGCGCGCTGGTTCGCAAGATCGCGGTAAGCCGGTTCGCGCGGACGCTCGGCACGCTTTTGCGTTCGGGCGTGCCGATCATCGAGGCGATGACCATCGTGCGCAACGTCGTGGACAACCGCATCATCGAGGACGCGATCGAGACGGCCAAGGACAACATCCGCGAGGGGCAGCCGATCGCGCGGCCGCTCGAGCAGTCGGGCGTGTTTCCGCCGATGGTCATCCACATGATCACGGTCGGCGAGCAGACCGGCGAACTCGAGTCGATGCTGTTTCGCGTCGCCGACGCGTACGACCGCGACGTGACGACGTCGATCATGGGGCTGATGGCCGTTTTCGAGCCGGCGATGCTGCTTGTCATGGCGGCGGTCGTCGGTTTCGCGGTGATGGCGATTTTGCTTCCGATCATGGATATGACGTCGGGGCTTCAGTAG